The genomic interval ATAGTGCAGAAGAAATGGTCCAATTAGCTGGTGATGTTACCAATAATGTTCAAAATTCAGCGGGGATTTTAACAGAGCAGGAACAAGGAAATAAGCAAAATTTAGAGTCTATCAATGGAATTACACAAAGTGTTTCGGAGATTAAGGATCATTCATCTTTAGTATCAGAGAAAACAAAGCATGCATACAAAGAGGTAGAGACAGCAAACGACCAAATCAAACGTTTGATTCATCAAATGTCTGATATCCAAGCTTCTGTTCAGCAATCATCTGAGATCGTGAAGAAATTAGGAAATCGTTCATCAGAAATCGGCAATATTGTGCAAATGATTACAGATATTACAGAACAGACGAATCTACTTGCTTTAAATGCTTCGATTGAAGCAGCAAGAGCTGGAGAACATGGAAAAGGATTTGCGGTTGTAGCAAATGAAGTCAAAAAATTAGCAGAGCAATCAGCAAAGTCTGCTAACCAAATTTCCAATCTTGTAAATGAAATTGTTTCCGATACATCGAATGCTGTTGTGGAAATGGATTCAGGAACAAAACATTTTAGTACAGGCATGGAGACACTAAAAGATGTGAATGAAAGTTTACAAAATGTCTATTATTCCTCTGAGGAGTCTTCGAAGGAAGTAGATAAGATCTTTATCGAAATCGAAAAGCTACTTTCGAAGGTAACAGATGTTGAATCCGTCATTAAGGATCATTTAGAAAAAGCAATGGAATCTTCTAGCTATATCCATGAAGCAGCTGCTTCTTCAGAAGAACAGCTAACTTCTATCCAAACGATTAATGAATCCATTGAAAAAGCAGCACAAGTGACAAGAGAATTAAGAGAATTATTGAATCGATTTAAAGTATAAGATGAAGAACGCTGGGAGAGAGCACTTGGAAAAAGTGCTCTCTTTTTGCTTGAGGAGTATGATTAAGTACTTTTGTCAGTTGCCACTATAATATGCCCCCAAAAAAGGTAACAAACTATACAATTGGATGTTAAGATAAATGTAAGAAAATTTTGAGATATGCCTCTATCCCCCTGGCTTATCCGTTATAAAGGAGATTGTACAACAGTGAATCGTCCAATTTAATAATTTCCCATTGACTAATAAAAAAATTATTAACTAATGGGGGATAAAGCATGAATGTAAATAAAAACTTTTCATTATTAATGATTGGGCAATCCTTTGCGAATATAGGGGATGTCCTCTATATGGTAAGTGTTATTAGCATTATCTATGACTTAAAGGGATCAGCGACGGCAGCATCATTTGTCCCATTTACAATTACAACCTGTATGTTTATTTCTAGTATAATAACACCCCTTCTTGTCGGGAAAATAAGGTTAAACAGTTTAATGGCAGGTTCTCAAATAGGGAAGACCTTATTATTAATACTATTTGGTTTTGCATTAACAGGAATAACTGCATCAAATTATTATATAGTCTTTATCGTCATAGGACTTATTGCCTTTCTTGATGGCTGTGCAAATCCGATTAGACAAACATTGATACCGTATTATGTGCAACCTGAAAAATTAATGAAAGCAAATGGAATAGCGGAAACAGTCACCCAATTGATTCAAGCAGCGATGTGGTTTGTCGGTAGTATGTTTCTCCTGATTTTAAGTCCACAGCAACTCATTTGGTTTGTTGGCTGCTTATTTATTATTTCGAGTTTCTTGCTATGTTTTTTAGAAACGGTCTATGCAAAAACACTGGAATCAGCCGGGAAGATAGAACAAATTCAAGAGGGGTGGAAGACATTATTTCACACCCCGGTATTAAGAAAAATTGCTTTGATGGATCTCCTAGAAAGTCTTGCTGGCACAGTATGGATTGCGGCTGTTTTATATGTATTCGTTAGTGAAGCCCTAGAAGTAGAACAGACATGGTGGGGATTCATTAATGGAGCTTTCTTTTTAGGATTAATTTTAGGAAGCCTTTATTGTATTAAATATGCTTCCTATGTTGAAAGTAAATTAGGGATATTTCTTTTAACAGGAGCGTTTGTTAATTTTCTTCTTACGATAGTATTTAGCTTAAATAGTATTCCTATTTTTTCATTAGTTCTATCGTTTTGCGTCGGCATTTTTACACAAATAAAAAGTATCCCTCAACAAACAATCATTCAAACAAGTATCCCGAAAGAACAGCTATCAAAGGTGTATACTTCTTTGGGAGCAATAGGTACAGGAATCTTTGGTGTTGGCTCCTTGCTGATGGGAATATTAACTGATTTATTAGGAGTAAGAGTTGTCTTTGCGTTATCTGGCATCCTCCTTGCGTTTGTGAGTATGATTATCTATCAAAATAAGTCTTTGTTTAATAGTAATAGTTATTTAGGTAAAGAACGAAATTAATCATCCGATGGCTCGACCTGTATAAAATTAGGTCGAGTTTTTTTGAATGATTGTTCGAAATTTATTGAATATATGATTCTAATAATTTAGAATATGATTAACAGAAGATAAAATGGAGGTGTTTCTCAGTGGAGGTTTTTAGTACAACTGGTCGGAAACGAGAGACGTATCAAGTAGAAGTGAAGTATTCACTATTATGGGAGTGTGCACTTGGAATAGCCGCTATCACTAATAGCCATTTACTCGATTCGCTGGACAAGCCAAAGAGTTATTGGAAAGAGGTAAAAACGAGTCTTTCTGCAGATTTACAAGCTCAATTAGACTATGTTGAAACAAATAATACGTGGAAAGCATTACTTCAATTGCTCCACCAAAAGGATTTTTCCAGCCTAGAAGCATTTTTCGAATATATAGATAAGCTTACCGATAGAGAATTAATCTATCAATGTATTCCGTTTATAACGGAAACCTATCAGCCGCTTAGAGAGCAAGCCGCAAACAAAAACGTAGATGCGATAGAGCAATTAAGAGAAGCAACAAAAGACAATCCTTTTTTCCCGAGCTATATTTCTTTCATTTGTATGATTGAGCCACAGCAACTGAAACAGCATCTGATTAAAGTCATGGGTGGTTGGTATAAAGCAGTCATAGAACCTGAGTTGAAAAACTTGAATTCTATCCTACAAACAGATGCTCACACTAAGGAAGATAGGAAAGTGAAAATGGAGCCAGAGGAATTTGTAGAATGGGCTACGGGAGGAATAAAGTATATACCAGAACCAAGCGTGTATAAAGTACTACTCATTCCTCAGTACATATATCGACCATGGAATATTACTGCAGATTTAGAAGGAACGAAAGTATACTATTATCCTGTTTCAAATGAAAGTATTACTCCTAGCGATAAATGTATGCCAAGCAATTTTCTTGTTTTGAAACATAAAGCATTAGGAGATGAAGTTCGTTTCAGAATGGTGAAATTATTGTTTGAACAAAGTCGAACCCTTCAGGAAATGACCGAAAAACTAGCGTTGGGAAAATCGACCATACACCATCATTTAAAAATATTGAGATCGGCCCAGCTAGTAGGAATAGAAGATGGAAAATATGTATTAAAGACGAGAGCTATCGCATCATTAGCAAAAGAATTAGAGCAATACTTGCAGCAATGAGGAATGTAGAACCAACCTACAAAGAAATGATGGAAACATAGTATAAATAGGATCCAATTTTACAAGGAAATCAGCCAAAATAAGAATGAATCAGCCAAAGCAGCAAGGAAATCAGCCAAAATAAGAATGAATCAGCCAAAGCAGCAAGGAAATCAGCCAAAATAAGAATGAATCAGCCAAAGCGGCAAGGAAATCAGCCAAAATAAGAATAAATCAGCCAAAGCACCGAGGAAATCAGCCAATAAAATAATAAATCAGCCAAACCAAGGAAAGTGGTGTTACCTTGAAAATCTTTAAAAATAAGCCATTTACATATATGTGGATGGGTAATGGCATATCAGAATTAGCAGGGGCCTTTGGAACCTTTTGCAATTCGCTATTAATCTATGAGATGACAGATTCATCTTGGGCATTGGGCAGTATGTGGCTATTATATTTCGTGCCATCCCTTGTGCTTCAGCTTTTTATTGGGCCATATATTGATCGCTGGAGTAGAAAGTGGATTATGATTTTTGCACTTTGGAGCAGGGGACTTGTGTTTCTCATACCACTTATCGGTTTTATTACAAACTCATTAGTCCCATGGCATATTTTTATTGTCCAAATCATCATCGGATTAATAACTCCCATTTATTCGCCAGCCAATCAAGCAATACTGCCTAGCCTTGTTTCGAAACAGCATTTACATAAAGCAAATGCCTATGTGGAGGGGCTAGCGAGATTAATGACCTTTACTGCTCCTGTCATGGCAGGAGTGGTCATTGAGTATATTGGGATTGGCAGTACGTTATCTTTTATCTGTATCGCACTAATTATTAGTGGAAGTCTTTTATTGGGAATTTCTGAAAAAAGAAAAGTACAGATAGAAAGAAGAACGTGGGCTACGGAATTTATGGAAGGAATCAGCTACTTTTTCCAGCAAAAAACAATAGTGTGGTTAGGTATTTTTCTAGCAGTTGTGCAATTTGGAGTAGGGGTCACGATGGTAATCAATATTCCGTATATCAAAACGGTTTTAGACGGAAATAATGCCATGTATGGTTATTTTATGGCAGGATTTCCTTTAGGCTATATGCTAGGTACATTATTGGTTGGGAAATTGACATTCCACTCGAGAAGACGACTGATGCTAGGAGCATTATTTATTGGAGGGGTGACCTATATTAATCTTGGAATGACAAGCTCGATTATTTTTGCCATCACAACAGAAATAATTGCGGGTGTCGCGATGGCTTTATTTAGCATTCATAATATAACGATATGCCAGCAAACAGTTCCCAATCATTTAATGGGAAAAATTATTTCCGTTCGTTCCTTTATTATTCGAGCAATGATGCCACTAGGTGTATTAATAAGTGGAATACTAAGTGAAGTGTGGGGAATCCGTCCTTTGTACATATTAATTGGAGCTTTAATTGCTAGTTTTTCTTTATTGGGCATGCTATTACCATATTTTGCGTTTATGGATAAAGAAGATACAAATGAAAAGCTGGCTTCCTAATTTCCGATAGAAAAAGACTAGGAAACGTTTTGGTGATTTTCCTAGTCTTTTGTATTAATATTTTTTCAATAAAATCGCAGAATTATGACCGCCAAAGCCAAAGGAATTAGATAACCCAATAGATAGAGAAGCTTTTCTTGCTCCTTCTGGGACATAGTCTAAATCACAGTCAGGTTCTGGTGTTTCTAAGTTGATCGTCGGTGGAATAATGCCTTCTCTCAAACTCTTTACTAGGGCGATTGCTTCTGCACCACCAGCGGCACCAAGCATATGACCAAGCATCGATTTATTTGCGGTTACTGGTATTTTATAAGCTTCCTCTTCAAATAATTTCTTAATAGCTAATGTTTCCGAGAAATCGCCAACGGTTGTACTGGTTGCATGGGCACTAATTACATCAACATCCGAAGGGGAGATATTTGCTTTCACTAATGCGTTTCTCATTGCGAGATATGCACCTCTTCCTTCTGGATGGGTCGCAACCATATGATGAGCATCTGAGCTTGCCCCATATCCAATAATTTCAGCCACTATCGGAGCGTTTCTCTTCAGGGCATGTTCCAAGTCTTCCACTACTAATATAGCTGCTCCTTCACTCATCACAAATCCATCTCGATTTCTATCAAAAGGTCTACTTGCTAGAGTAGGTTCCTCGTTATTAGTAGATAAGGCTCTTGCATTACCAAAGCTAGCTAAAGCTAAATTTGTAATAGCAGCTTCTGCTCCGCCAGCAAACATCACATCTGCATCGCCATTTCGAATGGTGTGAAAGGCTTCCCCAATCGAGGTGTTTCCAATTGAACAAGCTGTTACAGGGGAGAGGGAAGGACCTTGAGCTCCGAATCTAATACTAATTTGCGCCGCGGCTGCGTTCGAAATCATCATCGGCACTAAGTTAGGACTTACGCGATTAGGACCTCTTTGATTTAATGTATTTACATTTTCAATAAGGGTGGTCAAACCGCCAATCCCTGACCCTACATAGACACCTAGCCGCTCTTTGTCTACTTGATGTAAGTCCAGCTGAGAGTCTGTTAAAGCTTCTTCTGCTGCCGCCAATGCAAATTGGCTAAATCGATCAAGTTTCTTCGCTTCCTTTGCTCCCCATCGTTCTTCTGGATAAAAGTCAGTTACAACTCCAGCAATTCTTGTTTTTGAATTAGAGACATTTAAATGGTCAATAGAACGGATCCCAGAATTTCCTTTTAAGAGATTCTCCCAAAAATCATCTACCTTATTTCCTAACGGTGAAACAATTCCCATTCCAGTGATAACAACTCTTTTCACAAATTTCCCCCCATTCCTTTTTTTATTATTGTATGCTTTTTTATCCTATTACAAGTTGTAGTTTATACTAGTATAATAAGTACTAGTTTAAAAAGGAGAGTGTGTATGAATAGAGATATTCGATTAGAAGCTCTATCTGATTTTCTAAAAACAAAACGCTCAAAAATACAACCGCAAATGGTTGGACTTCCAGTTGGCAGTAGAAGAAGAACGGCAGGACTTCGCCGTGAGGAAGTAGCACAATTAGCTGGAGTAAGCACTACCTGGTATACCTGGCTAGAGCAAGGTAGGGATATTAAAGTATCTATTTCTGTTCTAGATGCTGTAGCTGATGCTTTGCAATTGAACCTGGACGAAAGAAAATATGTATATGGATTAGCTTTTGAGGAGGGTGGTTCCTTTTTTCCTAAGGAAGAGGAAGAGGGAATGATTACGCCAGCCTTGGAAAAAATTTTAAAAGAGCTTCGCTACTGTCCTTCCATTATTACCGATCGCCGTTCCTTTATCGTAGGCTGGAATGAAGCAGCTAAACAAGTATTCTTGGATTTTGAAAAGCTTCCACTTGAAAAAAGAAATCTTATTGAACTGGTTTTTTCAAGAAAAGAGCTAAGAGCATTAGCTGTCAATTGGGAGGACTTTGTTAAAGGATTTATTTCTATCTTTCGCACCTATTTGGGGCAGTATATGGCAGATGAGTGGTATGGAAAATTTATTGAGGAGATGAAAAAGAACTATCCAGATTTTAATAAAATGTGGAATGAAAGTGAAATAAGCTCTGCTCCTGAGGTGTTAATTGAATTTCGTCACTCTAAGGCGGGAAAAATGATTTATAATTTAACATCTTTACAAGTTCATGGCGCAAATGATTTGAGATGCAGTGTTTATACACCTGTTGATGGGACTGGTACAGAGGAGAAGATTAAGCATTTGATGAAATAGTTTTGAATAATAAAAGGGACACAGTAATGGTTGTGTCCCTAATCGTTCCAATCAATTAATAAGCTTCTTAATCCCATCCACTACAGGAGTTTCCGAACGTCCAAGCAATTTCTCAAAATCATTACTGTCAATTTCTAATGTACCTTCACGAATATCCTTTTGAATCGCAACAAGCATAGGAACGATGAAATCTGGTACACCAGCTTGTGTCATGATTTCAGCATAAGTAGTGTCATCGACCTGTTGAACTGGTACTTCTTTTCCAATCACTGTGCCGACAGCAGCGGCGATTTCTTCTTGGGATAAAGGTTTTCCAGAAAGCTCGTAAATCGTATTCTCATGTTCTTCTCCAGCTAGAACCGCTGCAGCAGCTTCTGCGTAGTCTTGTTGTAAAGCCCATCCAACCTTTCCGTTTCCAGCAGAGGTAACCCATGGTGCTCCAGCTTGAACACCTTGTATAGTGGAAAGTTCATTTTCTAGATACCAGTTGTTGCGCAAGAACGAATAAGGAATGCCTGTTTGAAGAATAGCCTTTTCTGTTGCTTTATGGACTTCAGCTAGAAAATTCGTGCTTTCTTGTGCATTCGCAATGCTTGTATAGGCGATAAAGGAAACACCAGCATTCTTAGCAGCTGCAACAGCATTATTGTGTTGACGAATTCTTGTTTCTGTATCTCCATCAGCAGAAATAATTAATAAGCGATCTATCCCTTTAAAGGCTGTTTCCAATGTTTCTGGCTGATCGAAATCTCCTTGGCGAACCTCTACACCTTTTGCACGGAAGTCTTCTGCTTTTTCAGGATTGCGAACACTGACAGCAAGCTGATCAGCAGGAACCTTTGATAATAAAGCATTTACAATTTTAGAGCCTAATTTACCAGTTGCACCTGTTACTAATAGTTTCATTTGAAATTTCCTCCTATTCATTTTCTCATTTCATTATAACCAGAAGCTTCTAACAAAATGTGTTGTTGTATATTCAATATAGGTATATAGTATATTTATAGTTAGAAAAATAAAAGTAGTTATTTTTTTATGACATAGTCACATAAATAGTACCATGGGAAGGAGAGATAAAATGGCACGT from Niallia sp. FSL W8-0635 carries:
- a CDS encoding helix-turn-helix transcriptional regulator, with translation MNRDIRLEALSDFLKTKRSKIQPQMVGLPVGSRRRTAGLRREEVAQLAGVSTTWYTWLEQGRDIKVSISVLDAVADALQLNLDERKYVYGLAFEEGGSFFPKEEEEGMITPALEKILKELRYCPSIITDRRSFIVGWNEAAKQVFLDFEKLPLEKRNLIELVFSRKELRALAVNWEDFVKGFISIFRTYLGQYMADEWYGKFIEEMKKNYPDFNKMWNESEISSAPEVLIEFRHSKAGKMIYNLTSLQVHGANDLRCSVYTPVDGTGTEEKIKHLMK
- the fabF gene encoding beta-ketoacyl-ACP synthase II, with the protein product MKRVVITGMGIVSPLGNKVDDFWENLLKGNSGIRSIDHLNVSNSKTRIAGVVTDFYPEERWGAKEAKKLDRFSQFALAAAEEALTDSQLDLHQVDKERLGVYVGSGIGGLTTLIENVNTLNQRGPNRVSPNLVPMMISNAAAAQISIRFGAQGPSLSPVTACSIGNTSIGEAFHTIRNGDADVMFAGGAEAAITNLALASFGNARALSTNNEEPTLASRPFDRNRDGFVMSEGAAILVVEDLEHALKRNAPIVAEIIGYGASSDAHHMVATHPEGRGAYLAMRNALVKANISPSDVDVISAHATSTTVGDFSETLAIKKLFEEEAYKIPVTANKSMLGHMLGAAGGAEAIALVKSLREGIIPPTINLETPEPDCDLDYVPEGARKASLSIGLSNSFGFGGHNSAILLKKY
- a CDS encoding ArsR/SmtB family transcription factor, whose protein sequence is MEVFSTTGRKRETYQVEVKYSLLWECALGIAAITNSHLLDSLDKPKSYWKEVKTSLSADLQAQLDYVETNNTWKALLQLLHQKDFSSLEAFFEYIDKLTDRELIYQCIPFITETYQPLREQAANKNVDAIEQLREATKDNPFFPSYISFICMIEPQQLKQHLIKVMGGWYKAVIEPELKNLNSILQTDAHTKEDRKVKMEPEEFVEWATGGIKYIPEPSVYKVLLIPQYIYRPWNITADLEGTKVYYYPVSNESITPSDKCMPSNFLVLKHKALGDEVRFRMVKLLFEQSRTLQEMTEKLALGKSTIHHHLKILRSAQLVGIEDGKYVLKTRAIASLAKELEQYLQQ
- a CDS encoding MFS transporter encodes the protein MKIFKNKPFTYMWMGNGISELAGAFGTFCNSLLIYEMTDSSWALGSMWLLYFVPSLVLQLFIGPYIDRWSRKWIMIFALWSRGLVFLIPLIGFITNSLVPWHIFIVQIIIGLITPIYSPANQAILPSLVSKQHLHKANAYVEGLARLMTFTAPVMAGVVIEYIGIGSTLSFICIALIISGSLLLGISEKRKVQIERRTWATEFMEGISYFFQQKTIVWLGIFLAVVQFGVGVTMVINIPYIKTVLDGNNAMYGYFMAGFPLGYMLGTLLVGKLTFHSRRRLMLGALFIGGVTYINLGMTSSIIFAITTEIIAGVAMALFSIHNITICQQTVPNHLMGKIISVRSFIIRAMMPLGVLISGILSEVWGIRPLYILIGALIASFSLLGMLLPYFAFMDKEDTNEKLAS
- a CDS encoding SDR family oxidoreductase produces the protein MKLLVTGATGKLGSKIVNALLSKVPADQLAVSVRNPEKAEDFRAKGVEVRQGDFDQPETLETAFKGIDRLLIISADGDTETRIRQHNNAVAAAKNAGVSFIAYTSIANAQESTNFLAEVHKATEKAILQTGIPYSFLRNNWYLENELSTIQGVQAGAPWVTSAGNGKVGWALQQDYAEAAAAVLAGEEHENTIYELSGKPLSQEEIAAAVGTVIGKEVPVQQVDDTTYAEIMTQAGVPDFIVPMLVAIQKDIREGTLEIDSNDFEKLLGRSETPVVDGIKKLIN
- a CDS encoding MFS transporter, yielding MNVNKNFSLLMIGQSFANIGDVLYMVSVISIIYDLKGSATAASFVPFTITTCMFISSIITPLLVGKIRLNSLMAGSQIGKTLLLILFGFALTGITASNYYIVFIVIGLIAFLDGCANPIRQTLIPYYVQPEKLMKANGIAETVTQLIQAAMWFVGSMFLLILSPQQLIWFVGCLFIISSFLLCFLETVYAKTLESAGKIEQIQEGWKTLFHTPVLRKIALMDLLESLAGTVWIAAVLYVFVSEALEVEQTWWGFINGAFFLGLILGSLYCIKYASYVESKLGIFLLTGAFVNFLLTIVFSLNSIPIFSLVLSFCVGIFTQIKSIPQQTIIQTSIPKEQLSKVYTSLGAIGTGIFGVGSLLMGILTDLLGVRVVFALSGILLAFVSMIIYQNKSLFNSNSYLGKERN